Within the Gammaproteobacteria bacterium genome, the region CAGAATACGCTGCTTTAGGTGGCTATCTAGGTTATGACCGAGCGTTGCAAAGAAAGAAGAAAGAGCCTAATTCTGTATCTCCTAATAATGCTGCTATCTTAGGTGCATTAGGCGGGGGATTAGGTGGAGGTCTAATAGGCGCTGGAGCTGGTGGCGTTGGCTATGAACGAGGTATCCAAGATCAAGGTGGACAAAATAACGAACTATTAAGACAAATGACTGAAGTCTATCGAAATGCCTAAGATGCTTATATATGACAAAAAACTTAGTACCTACAAGCAAAATAGGCACACCGTTTCAAAGTCCTTCTTGGCGTTATCAAGCAGTAACCTTTCCAGAAAAATTTGGCTTTAATTGGCTTTGTTCTAGAAACGAAGTCGATGCAGGACATCTTAACAGACTGATTCCAAAGGGGTTACGTCCTTCTTCTTGTTACACCCTTCCTGCCTATTTTAGCGAGTTAGTTAGTACTCTTCCCAAACATTTGTCGAACATATTGATAAAGGTTTGGGATAAGCATTATTTCCAAACACATAGGCATAAAGCTAATTTTAGTTCTACAGTAAGCAATAGTGTTCCTTTATCATTGAATATAAAGGAAGTAGCTAAGCTTAATGATGAGTTCCTTAAACAGCTTATCTTCCATTGCTTTAACTATAGATATGATAAATATATAGAAGAGGCTATTAAATTCTACAAAGACCCCGAGAATAGATTGAACAAAGACTGGTTTAACTACTCTATCTATTGTGGAATGACAGATACAGAGTTAGCTAGTAAATGGCATAAGACAGTTAATTTTGTTAGAGCTTTAAGACTTATCTTCTTTGACTACTCTCATTGGCCTAAAGATAAACTAGTACACTTTTCATTAGTAAGACAGCTGGTAAACAATGGTGAGCTTAGAGAGCCTGATTATCATATATTTAGGCGTATTCATGACTTAGGTTTATTAGGGTTAAAGTCAGTAATAGGATTAAATGACCTTAACTTAGATGAAAGAAAAGAGATAGAACGATACTTAGGTGCCTCTTCTATAGATAACATTCTTAATCTAAAGTTTACTGTATCAAATACTAAAGATGCTCTAAATCTTAACAAAGCTATTTCTGACTTCGCTACTGTAGGCCTTAAACGATTAGAAATAGAGCAAAGAAATGAACTCATGCGCTTAACTGCTGCTAAAATGGCTAAAGAGCAAGGTATGGGTAATGACAATAGTATATTTGCAGAAGAGCAGCAGCTTATAGAAGAGTTGAAAGATGCTAGCCAGTTTGATCATATACCTAAGTTCCCTTCTTTTATAGCTTTAAAGGCAGGGGAAACAAATTAAGTATTGAAGATAATCAGTAGAAAACATATCATATAAGAATAGATATAGGACCCTTTATGAAAAATCCAGATGCACTCGTTAAGTTCGCAGTAACTGATATTGTGAACCAGATTAATATAGGTCTCACTCCTCAAGCAGCTACAGAAAAGGTAGCAAAGGAGCTAGACCTCAATCCTAACTTCATTAAACGAGCTGCAGAAGCCATTAATGTTGCTTTGCATTACAATCACTTTAAGAAGCATGCAGATGCCAAGGCTGATGATTTTCCTATTGTAGATGCTCAAGTAGCTGTAGAGAATATCTTTGGAGCTAAAGAAAAGACTGCTTCTGAGTTTAGATCAGAGCTATTATCTTCATTTCAATCAGAAGAGATCTCACCTAAGTTTGCTAGATACCTTGAAACAGGCCCGTATAAAGAAGCCTATGAAAAGATCTTAGCTGAAAAGGATGTTAAATTTGGTCTATCTGAAGCTGGTGTATATGAAAAGAGTGCTAACTATCTCCGAGATCTAAAGAAGACAGCTGAAGATAAATCAGGAGAAGCAAAAGAAGCAGAATTTCAAGTTAATCGTTCTTTTTGCAGTATTCTAGAGAAGTTTGCTAAGGCAGAAGATTATAGAGCTTCTTTTGCTGACTTTGAATCACAAGCCTTCTCTCTATATGGTGAGAAAGCAGTTCCTTATATTGATCTACTATATAAAACATCTCAATTAAAGGAAGCTAGAGGTACACATGACGTTAACTATAAGATGTTTAACCCTGCTCAAGAAGTTAACATGCTAGGTGAGTTTCTAAAGAAAGCTGAAACTCTTTCTACCATAGTTAAAGAAGCAGAAGACGCCCAACATAACTATAAATTCGAAAAAGACTATGCTACCGACATCTTTAAGAAAAGAGGGAGCGAGCTTATTAAAGGAGCAGAGGTTATAGCTGATGGTTCTATCTTAGAGAAGTTAGAAGCAGAGATGAAGAAAGAAGCAGTTAAGATTGCTGCTATACCTGAAGAAGATCCAGTCATGGCTAGTATAAAGATGAAGAAAGAGGCAAGTCTAGCTAAAGAAGGTGAGAGGATTAAGTCGGCTTTTGAGTTTATTAATACAGCTCTAGATATCGGTAAGGATCAAGGAAAGCCTTCGGTTAAAGCTACTACATCTAGTGAATCCGATAATAGAGATAGAGCTTTTTTACTACAAGAGTTAGCTACAACTGATCCTATTCTAGCTAAGCTTCCTACTCACAAAGTAGTAGATTCTTATCAACAGCTTCTAAGAATAGCTCCTGAGATCTCTAAAGAAAAAGAGTTAGTTAGATCATTTCTAAGACAATCAACTGCCTCTCAAGCTATTGGACCATTTGAAGGGCAGCAACTAGTAGAAGCTAATACTAAGTTGTTGAAGCAGAGAATGATGCAACAAGGACAAGGTGCTCCTAAAGATAAAGGTGAATAATGGCTAAGCTACGTACATATCAAACAATGGAGAATACTGACTATGTATTCACATTTGCTTCTGAACCACAAGATGTCTCTTCTAATGATAAGGCATTGATGACTAAGTATGGTGAGCCTGAGATTAACTTAGGTGGTACTTTTACTTTAGCCCAACTTACTTATACTTTACCTGATCAGTTTGTGAAGATACTTAGTGGGTTTCCAGTTAAGGTAAAGTTCTCCCCAGATGCTGCACCTTGGTCTGATACTAACTTAGATAATAAGTTTGATCTATATCGAACTACTATAGAAACTAGGTTTTCTGCTGCCTACACTGCTTTAAGAGCTAACGACGATACTTTTACAGGAGAATATGTTACCAACATCTAGTATACAAAAAACAGCTGACATGTTTAGTCCAGCTATGGCTAGTGCTTTCAAACAATATGCTAAACCAGTAGGTATTGGTGCTGGTATTGGCGCTGCTGGTATGGGGCTAGCAGATGCTCTGGGACCTAAAGATGAAGAAGAGCAAGGTGCAGGAGATAGGGCTACTAGCATTTTAAAATCAATGGCTTTAGGTGGGGCTTTAGGAGGTGGCTTAGGTGGTGGCTATCAAGCAGGTAAAACTTTATTTGGTCATAACCCTGCTGAAGACGCTATGGCTAAAATGTATGGTAGTGGGAAAGATCACTATTCATGGATGGAAGCACTTAAAGGGGTAACTAATCATCCTGGTAAAGTAGGGTTAGGAGTAGCTGGCCTGCCTTTTGTCCGCCCTACTCTTAAAGGAACAGGTAATATATTAAATGAAATAGCAGGCAAGAAACCTGAAACACCTAAGAGCCTATCTTTAGGTGTACAAGGGATGCGAGCTGACAATCCTCAACTCGAAGCTGACTGGAAGAAATTAGAGAATGCTAAAAAACTAGAGTTGGATGATGTCTATAAAGCTAAAGTTCCACAAAAACCAAATGTTCCTAAAGGTTATAAATACGATCCTGCAGCTAAAGACGACCCAGTTAAAGCTATGGTAGATAGCTATGTAAAAGATAGATCTTCTTATAATAGTACTATGGGTAGAAAATCAGAGGATCTAAAGAAATTCATGGAGGGTAAGCAAGACTATTTTAATAAGTCAGAGGAGAAGTTTAATGCAGCTAGAACAGATCTAGGTAATGTACTAGGTTCAAAAGCTCCTAGCAGAGATGCTTTGGAGAGGGTAATTTCTTATATGGGTAGGTCTGGTGGTGGTACTTATGCTCAAGATAAAAACTGGAACCCTTTTGCAGGAAAATCAAAAAGTGTAGCTCCTCAGAACCAAGAGTTTTATAGAATGAGAGAGGCTCTACCTCCCAATGCTAGCTCTTATATGCATCCTCTACAAAAGATTAGAGCAGCTGTACAAAACAATATATATGCTCCATTTAGAACATGGATGGATAAGAGGAAAGATATTGACCCATTTAAAGGAGAGTCTGGAAACCCAATTAAATTCTGGGAGCCTAGTGTAGTGCAAAGAGGAGAGATGCCTTGGTATGCTAAAGGACATCACGTTACAGGAAATGGTGGTACTCTAAGCAAGTATCTATATAAGCCTGAAGCTCTAATACCTAAGTATCTACAACAACAGAAAGTACCCTGGCATTATGGAAGAGGTAAATATATGGCAGCTCCAGTATTAGGTGCAGGGGCTTATGGTGCTACTAAGCTATTGAATAAAGGAATATTGTCACTAGATACTCCAAGTATGCTCCAAAGTCTAAATACAGAGGACCCTGAATATCTGCAACAGCTTATCGACTACGCTAAATCTCATCAACCTCAGTAGTATATGATTAAGTTTACTAGCAATAACGATTTTGATTTTGGTGTCGAATCTGTTAGCTTAATTAGGGATGTATCGAAGGATCTAACTAAAAGAGCTTCTGCTAAAGACTTATTAAAATATGAAAAGACACCTAATCAAGAAGATCTGCATATAATAGCTTTAGGAGCATATGAAGGGACAGGACGAAATCGTAACAATGACCAGTTCCGCGAAAAATATTGTAGGGAAAATCATCATACTTTTACTAAAGCTAATAGAGCTGTACATAGACATCATAAGAATAAACCAACCGATCCTAAATATGGTAACATAAAAGCTTCTGCCTATAATGAAGCTATGAAAAGAGTAGAGTTAGTTATAGGCTTAGATAAAGATGCAGCTGCTGATATTTTGGAGGAACAAGAAAGAACAGGGAATACTAATTACTCAATGGCTTGTTTCCCGGCTGGCATAAAAGTAAAAATGGCTGATGATAGTGAAAAAAATATTGAAGATGTTGTAGTTGGGGAACAAGTAGTTACACATAAAGGAAATATAAAAACTGTTACTAATACCATGAATAGACCTTATTCTGATATTAGTGTTAACTTTAGACCAGCTAAAGCATGTGATCCAGTTATTTGCACTAAAGATCATTTAATCTTTGTAAGGCCTGCATTTGATAATAAATTCGCTTGCCCTGTTTGTGGTGAAAAGTTTAAAAACTTAAAAGCTCATTTATGGCAAAAACAAGATCAACAGCATCAATATGTAAAAAATAATTTACATAGCCAGTTTGATACTTGGAAACAAGCACAAGATATAAATATAGGGGACTTTGTTGCCACTCCATTTTCTAAAGAAGTTAAAGAAGAAGGAGATCCTAATTATGCGGCTCTTTTAGGTTGGTATTTAGCAGAAGGACACGTCTATGAGTCTAAAAATGTGAGGAAATCTTCACATTGTTTAGACTTTACTTTAAATATAGCTGAAGAACACTATGCTACAGAAATTACAAACCTTTTAATAAAATTAGGTGTAAAAGAAATAGATATACGTAAGTACCAATATCCAAAAACACATAAGTTAGTAATTCGTTGTCGTGATTTAGTTATAGCAGAAAAATTAAAAGAAGATGGTGGTAAATATAGTTATGGTAAAAAACTAAGTTCAAAAATCAAAACTTGGTCACCAAAAGTTCAAAAACTTATATTAGAAAAATGGATTGAAGGTGATGGAACATTAGGTAAAACTCGTAATGCATTAAGTGGAGTTTCTGTGTCTAGACAATTAGTACACGACCTTTGCACAATAGCTTACCGAAATAATATCATCCCAAGCATTACAAATTATAAAGGTAAAAATAGAGTTAGATATACACTAAGCTTTAATAACTCAGATACTGGTGCCTTAAATGTTATAAAAAAAGGAGAAAATTGGAAACCAGCAGAAAATATCCGTACATATGACTTATCAGGACTCCAACCATGGCAAAAAGGACAAGTTCTTACACAAAAACGTGTAAGTAATCCATTAAGATACTGTTATATAGAAGGAAGCTTTGTATATCGTAAAGTATACAAGCTTAAACAAGAATTTTTAGATACTCAAGTTTATGATTTGACAGTTGAGGATGATCATTCTTTTATTGCATCAAATATAGGTGTACATAACTGTAAAATTCCTCATGATTGCTGTACGTGGTGTGGTCATAAAGCTAAAACAGATAAAGATAGATGTGAACATATTCCAAAGAATTTAGGTGAGATAGATAAAGATGGTCGAGCTTGTGCAATGGATAACATAGATCCAAAGTGGTTTGAGATAAGTTATGTTCGACGGCCAGCAGATAGAATAGGTATGTCTCTTTCTAAACTTGCCTCCGACTCTTCTATCAAACCTATGTTACCTACAGACTATCTTAAGCTGTATGGTGATATATATGTTCCAGAGGATGTATATCTAAGTAAGAAAGCTTCAGATAAGAGAGAGTTATTAAAGAAGCTATCAGAGTTGGAGAAGCATGTAGAAGCAGTAGCTAGAGGTAAGAAAGATACATCTAAAGAGCTATTTCTACAAAGACATGGAGCTAAGATAAAGACTGATCCTATTGATGCTAAGACAATGGATGACTTAAGAAAACTAGAGCCAGGTCAGGTATTGAAGGCTTTAGCAGACAATGGAATCATATTTAGCCCAGAAGATTTTACTAAGTATCTTTTTGATAATAGAGTAGGTAAGGATAGAGTAGAAGGAATGAAAACTCACTTACCTGACATCTTCTCTAAACTAATGGATGATGGTTCGGTAACTAATGATGAAAAGTTTGAGCCTTCCGGTCTTATCCCTCCTTTCCTTAAAAAGCTGATGAATAGCTTAAAGGAAGGGCATAGCTTAGAAGGAGGGCCAGGTATTCGTAGGATCATGTCTATTACAATAAGCTGTGGTCCTAAAGAACTAAAGAAGACGGAAGAGAAGTCTAAAGAAGCTTGTGATTTTGAACTAGCTAAACAGTATTGTAATTATAAACTAGCTGCTCTTAACTATATAGATGAACAAGGTAAGTTAGATGAGGATATTCTAACTAACTCAGTGTTGCAGAATAGAGTATGAAGTATCTTAAATTAGAGAAGAAACCTATAGATACTAAAGGGTTACCTAAGAAGGAAGTAGCTAAAGGAGAGTTAGAAGAGCACGAGCATACAGATAACAATAGAATAGCTAAACAAATATCTATTGATCATGTAAAAGAAGATCCCAACTACTACACCAAATTAGAGCATATGAAAGAAGCATATGTTCGAGGTTTCTTTAAAGCTGCTAAGTTAAATGGCTATCTGTAAAAACTGTGGAGTAGAGTTAAAGGGTAGGTGGAAGAATTTTTGTAGTAGGAAGTGTGGTGGGTTCTTCTATATTAAAAACCATGCTAAAGAGACTAGTATAGAAAGAAAAGTAAGGGAATGGTTAGAGACAACTACCATACCTTTTAAGACTCAAGTAGCTATAAGAAATATAACTTTAGCTGATTTTACACTAGGAGATAAGCTAGTTTGTTATACGGATGGAGATTTCTGGCACTCAACTCCTAGAAGAAAATGGTGTGATAATAGAATAAACCAGAGACTTGAGAAATTAGGATTTATAGTAGTAAGAGTAAGTGAAACAGATATTAACAAAGATTTTAACAAAGTAACTAAGATAATTAAGGAAGCATATGACAGAAGCGTTTAAAAGAGGATTCATCAAAGCAGCTATGGATAATGGGTTAGATATCTATACAGCGGCTAATCTATTAAAGCAAGCAGGTCCATTAGATGAGTTAACAGATAAATTTAGATCTGGCCTACATAGTATAGGACAAACAGCAGGAGGTATAGGTGGTGTGCGAGCCACTGATGGTGCTGCGGTTGGGGCACCTTTAGGAGCTTTAGCTGGTGGTGGTCTAGGCGCTGGTCTAGGATATTTATCTGGTGATGAAGATACCAAATGGAGAAACGCAGCTATCGGTGGAGGGTTAGGTGCTATGCCTGGCGCTGCTCTAGGTGCTGGCGTAGGA harbors:
- a CDS encoding conserved hypothetical protein (Evidence 4 : Unknown function but conserved in other organisms) — encoded protein: MKNPDALVKFAVTDIVNQINIGLTPQAATEKVAKELDLNPNFIKRAAEAINVALHYNHFKKHADAKADDFPIVDAQVAVENIFGAKEKTASEFRSELLSSFQSEEISPKFARYLETGPYKEAYEKILAEKDVKFGLSEAGVYEKSANYLRDLKKTAEDKSGEAKEAEFQVNRSFCSILEKFAKAEDYRASFADFESQAFSLYGEKAVPYIDLLYKTSQLKEARGTHDVNYKMFNPAQEVNMLGEFLKKAETLSTIVKEAEDAQHNYKFEKDYATDIFKKRGSELIKGAEVIADGSILEKLEAEMKKEAVKIAAIPEEDPVMASIKMKKEASLAKEGERIKSAFEFINTALDIGKDQGKPSVKATTSSESDNRDRAFLLQELATTDPILAKLPTHKVVDSYQQLLRIAPEISKEKELVRSFLRQSTASQAIGPFEGQQLVEANTKLLKQRMMQQGQGAPKDKGE
- a CDS encoding hypothetical protein (Evidence 5 : Unknown function); translation: MTEAFKRGFIKAAMDNGLDIYTAANLLKQAGPLDELTDKFRSGLHSIGQTAGGIGGVRATDGAAVGAPLGALAGGGLGAGLGYLSGDEDTKWRNAAIGGGLGAMPGAALGAGVGGLQGGRAGLEEIKRRLEAAMNGEASF
- a CDS encoding hypothetical protein (Evidence 5 : Unknown function), which encodes MTKNLVPTSKIGTPFQSPSWRYQAVTFPEKFGFNWLCSRNEVDAGHLNRLIPKGLRPSSCYTLPAYFSELVSTLPKHLSNILIKVWDKHYFQTHRHKANFSSTVSNSVPLSLNIKEVAKLNDEFLKQLIFHCFNYRYDKYIEEAIKFYKDPENRLNKDWFNYSIYCGMTDTELASKWHKTVNFVRALRLIFFDYSHWPKDKLVHFSLVRQLVNNGELREPDYHIFRRIHDLGLLGLKSVIGLNDLNLDERKEIERYLGASSIDNILNLKFTVSNTKDALNLNKAISDFATVGLKRLEIEQRNELMRLTAAKMAKEQGMGNDNSIFAEEQQLIEELKDASQFDHIPKFPSFIALKAGETN
- a CDS encoding hypothetical protein (Evidence 5 : Unknown function), coding for MAICKNCGVELKGRWKNFCSRKCGGFFYIKNHAKETSIERKVREWLETTTIPFKTQVAIRNITLADFTLGDKLVCYTDGDFWHSTPRRKWCDNRINQRLEKLGFIVVRVSETDINKDFNKVTKIIKEAYDRSV
- a CDS encoding hypothetical protein (Evidence 5 : Unknown function), whose protein sequence is MKYLKLEKKPIDTKGLPKKEVAKGELEEHEHTDNNRIAKQISIDHVKEDPNYYTKLEHMKEAYVRGFFKAAKLNGYL
- a CDS encoding hypothetical protein (Evidence 5 : Unknown function); translation: MAKLRTYQTMENTDYVFTFASEPQDVSSNDKALMTKYGEPEINLGGTFTLAQLTYTLPDQFVKILSGFPVKVKFSPDAAPWSDTNLDNKFDLYRTTIETRFSAAYTALRANDDTFTGEYVTNI
- a CDS encoding hypothetical protein (Evidence 5 : Unknown function); the protein is MQRKKKEPNSVSPNNAAILGALGGGLGGGLIGAGAGGVGYERGIQDQGGQNNELLRQMTEVYRNA
- a CDS encoding conserved hypothetical protein (Evidence 4 : Unknown function but conserved in other organisms) translates to MIKFTSNNDFDFGVESVSLIRDVSKDLTKRASAKDLLKYEKTPNQEDLHIIALGAYEGTGRNRNNDQFREKYCRENHHTFTKANRAVHRHHKNKPTDPKYGNIKASAYNEAMKRVELVIGLDKDAAADILEEQERTGNTNYSMACFPAGIKVKMADDSEKNIEDVVVGEQVVTHKGNIKTVTNTMNRPYSDISVNFRPAKACDPVICTKDHLIFVRPAFDNKFACPVCGEKFKNLKAHLWQKQDQQHQYVKNNLHSQFDTWKQAQDINIGDFVATPFSKEVKEEGDPNYAALLGWYLAEGHVYESKNVRKSSHCLDFTLNIAEEHYATEITNLLIKLGVKEIDIRKYQYPKTHKLVIRCRDLVIAEKLKEDGGKYSYGKKLSSKIKTWSPKVQKLILEKWIEGDGTLGKTRNALSGVSVSRQLVHDLCTIAYRNNIIPSITNYKGKNRVRYTLSFNNSDTGALNVIKKGENWKPAENIRTYDLSGLQPWQKGQVLTQKRVSNPLRYCYIEGSFVYRKVYKLKQEFLDTQVYDLTVEDDHSFIASNIGVHNCKIPHDCCTWCGHKAKTDKDRCEHIPKNLGEIDKDGRACAMDNIDPKWFEISYVRRPADRIGMSLSKLASDSSIKPMLPTDYLKLYGDIYVPEDVYLSKKASDKRELLKKLSELEKHVEAVARGKKDTSKELFLQRHGAKIKTDPIDAKTMDDLRKLEPGQVLKALADNGIIFSPEDFTKYLFDNRVGKDRVEGMKTHLPDIFSKLMDDGSVTNDEKFEPSGLIPPFLKKLMNSLKEGHSLEGGPGIRRIMSITISCGPKELKKTEEKSKEACDFELAKQYCNYKLAALNYIDEQGKLDEDILTNSVLQNRV
- a CDS encoding hypothetical protein (Evidence 5 : Unknown function) — its product is MLPTSSIQKTADMFSPAMASAFKQYAKPVGIGAGIGAAGMGLADALGPKDEEEQGAGDRATSILKSMALGGALGGGLGGGYQAGKTLFGHNPAEDAMAKMYGSGKDHYSWMEALKGVTNHPGKVGLGVAGLPFVRPTLKGTGNILNEIAGKKPETPKSLSLGVQGMRADNPQLEADWKKLENAKKLELDDVYKAKVPQKPNVPKGYKYDPAAKDDPVKAMVDSYVKDRSSYNSTMGRKSEDLKKFMEGKQDYFNKSEEKFNAARTDLGNVLGSKAPSRDALERVISYMGRSGGGTYAQDKNWNPFAGKSKSVAPQNQEFYRMREALPPNASSYMHPLQKIRAAVQNNIYAPFRTWMDKRKDIDPFKGESGNPIKFWEPSVVQRGEMPWYAKGHHVTGNGGTLSKYLYKPEALIPKYLQQQKVPWHYGRGKYMAAPVLGAGAYGATKLLNKGILSLDTPSMLQSLNTEDPEYLQQLIDYAKSHQPQ